The Methanolacinia petrolearia DSM 11571 genome has a segment encoding these proteins:
- a CDS encoding PocR ligand-binding domain-containing protein, translated as MSYGEQENSGISLLYVDDEPVLLNMSKLFLEKIGGFSVTTAGNAKDALKLLSEKPFDAVVSDYQMSGMDGIGLLKSLRSSGNRIPFIIFTGKSREEVVIEALNEGADFYLQKGGDPKSQYAELAHKIKSAVKSRRSEEALEKRVIMLTQPPAEGNIEFEDLFDIDEIQRIQDDFSTGAGVASIITRPDGTPITKPSNFTRLCSDVIRKTEHGCKNCYISNATVGRPNPDGPTVQKCLSGGLWDAGASIIVNGRHIANWLAGQVRNEAQTEEKMLEYARKIGADENVFLEAYYEVPSMSTERFENVSKALFAMANQLSKSTYHNLRQARSIAEHERTKKELLRKTGELNTAYEQLAASEEELRQNYDELVKSEKELRESEAKFKTLVDLSLDGILVVDFSGKILFANMEISRILDVKDCKSLAGTANIMDYIAPESRAGLEKDLGCVLRGIDRYPVGYKIINEAGREIWIECIGKKILFNDSEAMLVFIWDVTGQKEIEEQLKESENKFTTVFMNSPFVLTLISGTDQKFTDVNEKFVNQTGYSVEETIGKTPGELGIFQDNNEYKALLAAIRERGAIDNYEIKCRKKNGEINLCCFTSRFIRMGGKPFCLAVVEDITERKTAEEAVRFANRKLNILSDITRHDILNQLMVIKGFLEIAEDHVLDQPGADCLNYIKKASSAIQRHIEFTREYENLGVNKPVWMDIRELISDSGNEKVVLYNDCRNIEVNADPMLEKVFLNLMDNTIRHGEATEVRVGCEISGDLLKILWEDNGTGIPDSDKERIFEKGFGKTTGFGLFLSREILSITGISICETGEEGVGARFEINVPGEHFRVVNS; from the coding sequence ATGTCATACGGGGAGCAGGAGAATTCCGGCATATCACTTCTTTATGTCGATGATGAGCCGGTTCTTCTTAATATGAGCAAATTATTTCTTGAGAAAATAGGCGGCTTTTCAGTAACAACAGCAGGGAATGCAAAAGATGCCCTTAAGCTTCTGTCGGAAAAACCCTTTGATGCAGTAGTCTCCGATTACCAGATGTCCGGTATGGACGGTATCGGACTGCTGAAATCTCTCCGGAGCTCCGGCAACAGAATCCCTTTCATTATTTTTACCGGAAAAAGCAGGGAAGAGGTTGTAATAGAGGCGTTAAACGAGGGCGCGGACTTTTATCTCCAGAAAGGCGGAGATCCTAAATCACAGTATGCCGAACTGGCGCATAAGATTAAAAGCGCAGTAAAAAGCAGAAGATCGGAAGAAGCACTTGAAAAGCGTGTGATAATGCTGACTCAGCCGCCGGCGGAAGGCAATATCGAGTTCGAGGATCTGTTCGATATCGATGAAATCCAGCGGATCCAGGACGATTTTTCAACAGGTGCCGGCGTCGCATCGATAATTACCCGGCCCGACGGAACGCCGATTACAAAACCGAGCAATTTTACGCGGCTGTGCAGCGATGTCATCCGGAAAACCGAGCACGGCTGCAAAAACTGTTATATCTCCAACGCCACGGTCGGGCGGCCTAATCCTGACGGTCCGACGGTGCAGAAGTGCTTAAGCGGCGGCCTCTGGGATGCCGGTGCGAGTATTATCGTCAATGGCAGGCACATTGCAAACTGGCTCGCCGGTCAGGTCCGAAACGAAGCCCAGACCGAAGAAAAGATGCTCGAATATGCCCGGAAGATCGGTGCTGACGAAAATGTCTTCCTCGAAGCATATTATGAAGTACCTTCAATGTCGACGGAGAGGTTTGAAAACGTTTCAAAAGCATTGTTCGCGATGGCGAATCAGCTTTCAAAATCCACGTATCATAACCTCCGGCAGGCAAGGTCAATTGCCGAACATGAAAGGACGAAGAAGGAACTTCTCCGGAAGACCGGGGAACTCAATACTGCCTATGAACAGCTTGCCGCCTCTGAAGAAGAGCTCAGGCAGAATTACGACGAACTGGTAAAAAGTGAAAAGGAGCTTCGCGAAAGCGAAGCGAAGTTCAAAACGCTTGTCGATCTTTCCCTGGACGGCATCCTGGTGGTGGATTTCTCGGGCAAAATCCTCTTTGCCAATATGGAAATCAGCCGAATTCTGGATGTAAAAGATTGCAAATCCCTGGCAGGGACAGCAAATATTATGGATTATATCGCACCCGAATCCCGTGCCGGACTTGAAAAAGATCTGGGCTGTGTTCTGCGGGGCATAGACCGGTACCCTGTCGGCTATAAGATCATAAATGAAGCGGGAAGGGAGATCTGGATCGAGTGCATAGGAAAAAAGATTCTTTTTAATGATTCGGAAGCGATGCTGGTTTTCATCTGGGACGTTACAGGCCAAAAGGAGATTGAAGAGCAGCTGAAGGAATCGGAGAATAAGTTCACTACCGTTTTTATGAACAGCCCCTTTGTATTGACTCTCATATCCGGAACCGACCAGAAATTTACGGATGTCAATGAGAAGTTCGTAAATCAAACCGGCTATTCCGTGGAGGAGACCATCGGAAAAACACCCGGGGAGCTTGGGATCTTTCAGGATAATAATGAGTATAAAGCATTGCTTGCTGCTATTAGGGAAAGAGGTGCCATTGATAATTATGAGATCAAGTGCCGCAAAAAAAACGGGGAGATAAATCTCTGCTGTTTCACATCGAGATTTATCCGGATGGGTGGAAAGCCTTTTTGCCTGGCGGTCGTGGAGGATATTACCGAACGGAAGACTGCGGAAGAGGCCGTGAGATTTGCGAACAGGAAACTAAATATTCTCTCTGATATCACACGTCACGACATCCTGAACCAGCTGATGGTGATTAAGGGTTTTCTTGAAATTGCAGAAGATCATGTCCTGGACCAGCCGGGAGCAGATTGCCTCAATTATATAAAAAAGGCCTCTTCGGCTATCCAGCGTCATATCGAATTTACACGGGAATACGAGAATCTCGGAGTCAACAAACCCGTATGGATGGATATCCGGGAATTGATCAGCGATTCCGGGAACGAGAAAGTGGTTCTTTATAACGATTGCCGGAATATCGAGGTGAATGCAGATCCTATGCTCGAGAAGGTGTTTTTGAACCTGATGGACAACACGATCCGTCATGGCGAAGCGACCGAAGTCCGGGTCGGCTGCGAAATATCCGGCGATCTGCTGAAGATATTGTGGGAGGACAACGGGACAGGTATCCCGGACTCCGATAAGGAAAGAATATTTGAAAAAGGGTTTGGAAAAACTACCGGTTTCGGACTTTTCTTATCAAGAGAGATCCTTTCGATAACGGGGATCTCCATCTGTGAAACCGGAGAAGAAGGTGTTGGGGCACGTTTTGAGATAAACGTTCCCGGAGAGCATTTCAGGGTTGTCAACAGCTGA
- a CDS encoding DNA-deoxyinosine glycosylase, producing MPPNVSPGLGPLSGKDPSVLILGSFPSVISLEKGEYYANKRNNFWHIMESLFGIDRDLPYDQRIAGLLNMGIALWDVISGCSREGSSDSGIKDVVPNDIPGFLHENPTIKCIALNGFTGAGKWFGRIYGDLPEYPDIVVMVLMSTSPANAGYTYEEKLSDWKKIIGFAGRKD from the coding sequence ATGCCTCCAAATGTTTCTCCTGGGCTGGGACCGCTGTCAGGAAAAGATCCTTCCGTCCTGATTCTCGGGAGTTTTCCGTCTGTCATCTCCCTTGAAAAGGGAGAATACTATGCAAATAAGAGGAACAATTTCTGGCATATAATGGAATCCCTTTTCGGGATAGACCGCGATCTTCCGTATGATCAAAGGATTGCCGGACTCCTGAATATGGGAATTGCCCTATGGGATGTTATATCCGGATGTTCGAGGGAGGGCAGCAGCGATTCGGGAATAAAGGATGTCGTCCCCAATGACATCCCCGGCTTCCTGCATGAAAATCCGACAATAAAATGCATTGCATTAAACGGTTTCACCGGTGCGGGGAAATGGTTTGGGAGAATTTACGGCGATCTGCCGGAATACCCGGATATTGTCGTAATGGTTCTCATGTCGACAAGTCCTGCAAATGCCGGCTACACGTATGAGGAGAAATTATCGGACTGGAAAAAAATCATCGGGTTTGCGGGAAGAAAAGATTAA
- a CDS encoding ABC transporter substrate binding protein: protein MGRFWAAVFFLLIVVTIIPGHGSCLEENDPDQILYINSYDFDFSWSKLMADGVHDGIISGLNESEKPGVYVLTEFMDSKFISDDTHFRNLYNLYSYKLRDNRPGVIIVSDDNALRFMREYGDEMFPGVPVVFTGINDYDSILDDLPANYTGIIEKIPIEENIDLVLRLHPDLNTIYFVIDDTFTGKTIRRQTENITKKYENRIEIRYSGQELSTGEILREVQELPDNSAVIFFTYSVLNEKGDKMYPDRYIMTLMNQDRIPVYTVMDQYNDLGVSGGYQESAYELGKMASQMAMEIIKGTDPNDIPVVTDIPSKIELNYDDIKKYNIKDGNIPPETEFFNKPSYMVSIPKNFVTAIVILILSLAAILLISLVYNNRLKKTEIELNESLEEKNILLREVHHRVKNNLAVITSLVDMQFINSENAETKQKLRDMGNRIISMSIIYDNLSQSGNLSKINIRTVFMTLGEKLIQDYSMGIDIHFEVTGDDCLISPDKAVPLSLVINEIIGNSLKFAFKGKKSGEIRINYTCKDKTLNMRISDNGIGIDRSYIEGETESIGLDLIRNIVSLQLNGTAEIHSDGGTIWIISLPADNN from the coding sequence ATGGGCAGATTCTGGGCGGCTGTTTTCTTTCTGTTAATAGTAGTGACTATTATTCCCGGCCACGGCTCATGCCTGGAAGAAAACGATCCGGATCAGATTCTATATATCAACTCATATGATTTCGATTTTTCATGGAGCAAACTCATGGCGGACGGAGTCCATGACGGTATCATTTCCGGTTTGAATGAGAGCGAAAAACCCGGGGTTTATGTTCTGACCGAGTTTATGGACTCAAAATTCATCTCTGACGACACTCATTTCAGGAACCTCTACAACCTTTACTCATACAAACTAAGAGACAACAGACCGGGGGTAATTATCGTATCGGATGACAATGCACTCAGGTTTATGAGAGAATACGGAGATGAGATGTTTCCGGGAGTGCCGGTAGTCTTTACAGGCATAAACGACTATGATTCGATTCTCGATGATCTGCCTGCCAATTATACCGGAATAATCGAGAAAATACCCATCGAAGAGAATATAGATCTTGTTCTCAGGCTGCACCCGGATTTGAATACGATCTACTTTGTGATCGACGATACATTCACAGGGAAAACCATCCGCAGACAGACCGAAAATATCACGAAAAAATATGAAAACAGGATAGAGATCAGGTATTCAGGCCAGGAACTGAGTACAGGGGAAATACTCCGTGAAGTACAGGAACTCCCGGACAATTCGGCCGTAATCTTCTTCACATATAGCGTCCTGAACGAAAAGGGGGATAAAATGTACCCCGATCGCTACATTATGACCCTCATGAACCAGGATCGAATCCCGGTATATACTGTAATGGACCAGTATAATGATCTGGGAGTTTCCGGCGGTTATCAGGAATCTGCTTATGAACTTGGGAAAATGGCATCACAGATGGCCATGGAAATCATAAAAGGGACCGATCCGAATGATATCCCTGTTGTGACAGATATCCCGTCCAAGATTGAACTTAACTACGATGATATCAAAAAATACAATATAAAAGACGGCAATATCCCGCCGGAAACCGAATTTTTCAACAAACCATCCTACATGGTTAGCATCCCGAAAAATTTCGTAACCGCGATAGTTATCCTGATATTGTCTCTTGCAGCCATCCTGCTGATCTCTCTTGTCTACAATAACAGGCTAAAGAAGACCGAGATCGAACTAAACGAATCTCTTGAAGAAAAAAACATTTTATTGAGGGAGGTCCACCACAGGGTAAAGAACAACCTTGCAGTTATAACAAGTCTTGTAGATATGCAGTTCATAAATTCAGAAAATGCAGAGACAAAACAAAAACTCAGGGATATGGGAAACAGGATAATATCGATGTCTATTATCTACGATAACCTTTCCCAGTCGGGAAATCTTTCAAAGATCAATATCAGGACTGTTTTCATGACCCTTGGAGAAAAACTTATCCAGGACTATAGTATGGGAATCGACATACATTTTGAGGTAACTGGTGACGACTGCCTGATCAGCCCCGACAAAGCGGTCCCTCTCAGCCTGGTAATTAATGAAATAATAGGCAACTCGCTGAAATTTGCATTCAAAGGAAAGAAATCGGGTGAAATTCGGATTAACTATACCTGTAAAGACAAAACCCTCAATATGAGAATCTCGGATAACGGAATTGGAATCGACCGGTCATATATCGAAGGTGAAACTGAATCCATCGGTCTTGACCTCATCAGGAACATCGTATCACTTCAGCTCAACGGAACAGCCGAGATCCACAGCGATGGCGGCACGATCTGGATCATCAGCCTCCCGGCAGACAATAATTAA
- a CDS encoding AI-2E family transporter: MRTPENLKNLLYPLLSIALLFVILIGMKSAAYFINIMLISVILTLLGIPIMKRLNKAGLSDILSVTIIIIIYIVCILGFVFLIYESLYVFISRLPEYEYLLTERLSELLDILARFNISGDMVASVLKPDWNAISKMLLEVVAGGSMLAMDLFFILVITCFALLEVHKMPGRIEKVYGEGSGKVENVKVIISNIIKWLVVKTKTNVVLGASFGGMLYILGIDMAVFWGLMAIILSYIPYVGLIIVSIPAIFLAWLQLGVWGAVVVIVGICIINAVVENFVFSKFAADSFQIPPLIVIVTIILWSWILGPVGLFLSVPFTVIIIALLQGSPDTRWITTLLGFDDPGQVEEE, from the coding sequence ATGAGAACTCCTGAAAATTTAAAGAACCTGCTCTATCCTCTCCTGTCGATCGCTTTGCTGTTTGTAATCCTGATCGGGATGAAAAGTGCGGCGTATTTCATAAATATTATGCTGATATCCGTGATCCTTACTCTCCTTGGAATTCCTATTATGAAGAGGCTGAATAAGGCCGGGCTTTCCGATATTCTCTCGGTGACGATAATTATAATTATTTATATCGTCTGTATTCTGGGTTTTGTATTCCTGATCTATGAATCCCTGTACGTTTTCATATCAAGACTGCCGGAATACGAATACCTTCTGACAGAGAGACTCTCGGAGTTGCTGGATATTTTAGCCAGGTTCAATATTTCAGGAGATATGGTTGCATCTGTTCTGAAACCTGACTGGAATGCAATTTCAAAGATGCTTCTTGAGGTCGTCGCAGGAGGATCGATGCTTGCCATGGATCTCTTCTTTATTCTTGTAATAACGTGCTTTGCTCTCCTTGAAGTGCACAAAATGCCGGGAAGGATTGAAAAAGTTTACGGGGAAGGCTCGGGTAAGGTCGAGAATGTAAAAGTCATTATCTCTAATATCATCAAATGGCTCGTCGTAAAGACCAAGACGAATGTGGTTCTCGGGGCGTCGTTCGGGGGAATGCTGTATATTCTCGGGATCGATATGGCGGTCTTCTGGGGTCTTATGGCGATTATTTTAAGCTACATCCCGTATGTCGGCCTGATAATAGTCTCAATCCCCGCGATATTTCTCGCCTGGCTTCAGCTCGGGGTATGGGGTGCGGTCGTAGTGATTGTAGGCATCTGCATAATTAATGCGGTGGTCGAAAATTTCGTATTCTCCAAATTTGCAGCAGACAGTTTCCAGATCCCGCCGTTGATCGTTATCGTAACGATCATCCTGTGGTCGTGGATTTTAGGTCCTGTGGGACTGTTTCTCTCGGTTCCGTTCACTGTAATAATTATCGCTCTCCTGCAGGGAAGTCCGGACACGAGATGGATAACTACCCTGCTTGGATTCGACGATCCGGGGCAGGTTGAGGAAGAATAA
- a CDS encoding nucleotidyltransferase family protein translates to MQLSDNYVSIREDVLRKLERELPYLQKEFDIETIGIFGSVSRGEDTPESDIDVLYTFRHGAIGIRKFLDLFEYLENLLGRRVELVLEKYLSPYIRPYVLADVVMYSAGIPVRV, encoded by the coding sequence ATGCAGTTGAGCGATAATTATGTCAGCATACGTGAAGATGTCTTGAGAAAACTTGAGCGCGAGCTGCCTTACCTCCAGAAGGAGTTCGACATTGAAACGATAGGGATCTTCGGATCCGTGAGCCGGGGGGAGGATACGCCTGAAAGCGATATCGATGTACTTTATACATTTAGGCACGGTGCTATCGGAATCCGGAAGTTTCTGGATCTTTTCGAATATCTTGAAAATCTGTTAGGAAGGAGGGTCGAACTTGTCTTGGAGAAGTATCTTAGTCCTTATATCAGACCTTACGTTTTGGCGGATGTTGTAATGTATAGTGCAGGCATTCCTGTACGGGTGTGA
- a CDS encoding AAA family ATPase, which translates to MNPEASVPRIEELTVKNYRTLRDLELKSLTPFTVFLGPNGSGKSTIFDVFAFLSECFQSGLKGAWNKRGRFKELRSRGVGKDEKIVIELKYREAKNFPLITYHLEIAEDDRGFPVVSEEWLQWRRGSKGKPFKFLDFHNGEGYVLSGDNPDKSAERVKERLSSPDMLAVSTLGQFAKHPRVNALRRFITDWNLSYLSVNDTRGTPDAGPEERLSASGDNLANVIQYLSESEPGILKDILQKLAIRVPRLESVRSEFLADGRLCLMIKDAPFKDPVLSKYASDGTLRLLAYLVLLYTPNSPQMIGIEEPENQLHPRLLPGLAEEFRIASSYTQIFVTTHSPYFVDSLYPDEVRVLYRDEDGFTCVVRVSDMEAAMAFYQEGALIGSLWMEGVLTAGDPLVNQGVPGRTIQTRLPME; encoded by the coding sequence ATGAATCCGGAAGCATCCGTTCCCCGAATTGAGGAACTCACCGTAAAAAATTATCGTACATTACGTGATCTTGAATTGAAGTCACTTACCCCTTTTACGGTTTTTCTTGGCCCTAACGGGAGCGGCAAATCAACAATCTTTGATGTTTTCGCTTTTTTATCAGAGTGTTTTCAGTCCGGCTTAAAAGGTGCATGGAATAAGCGTGGGAGGTTTAAGGAGCTTAGATCAAGGGGTGTTGGTAAAGACGAAAAAATAGTAATAGAACTGAAATACCGTGAGGCGAAAAATTTTCCTTTGATTACTTATCATCTGGAAATTGCAGAGGACGATAGAGGATTCCCGGTTGTGAGTGAGGAGTGGCTTCAATGGAGACGTGGTTCAAAAGGAAAACCGTTCAAATTTTTAGATTTTCATAATGGCGAGGGTTATGTTCTTAGCGGTGATAATCCGGATAAGTCTGCCGAACGTGTTAAAGAGCGATTGTCCAGTCCGGATATGCTTGCTGTAAGTACACTGGGCCAGTTTGCGAAGCACCCCCGTGTGAATGCTCTTCGACGATTTATTACTGACTGGAACCTTTCTTACCTTTCGGTGAACGATACTCGCGGCACGCCTGATGCCGGACCTGAAGAACGGTTATCTGCTTCAGGGGATAATCTGGCGAATGTCATTCAATATCTTTCTGAGAGTGAACCTGGGATTTTAAAGGATATTCTTCAAAAACTAGCAATACGCGTTCCACGTCTGGAATCTGTGAGGTCAGAGTTTCTGGCAGATGGAAGACTTTGTCTGATGATTAAAGATGCACCATTTAAAGATCCTGTTTTATCTAAATATGCATCTGATGGGACACTCAGACTATTGGCATATCTGGTTTTGTTGTATACTCCTAATTCACCACAGATGATTGGTATTGAAGAACCGGAAAATCAATTGCACCCTCGTCTTCTGCCGGGTCTTGCAGAGGAGTTTAGAATTGCATCCTCCTATACGCAGATTTTTGTGACAACTCATTCTCCATATTTTGTAGATTCGTTATATCCTGATGAGGTGCGTGTTTTGTACCGTGATGAAGATGGGTTTACATGTGTGGTTCGTGTCTCTGATATGGAGGCTGCAATGGCATTTTATCAGGAAGGAGCTTTGATTGGCTCTTTATGGATGGAAGGGGTATTAACAGCGGGTGATCCACTGGTGAATCAGGGAGTACCCGGGAGAACAATCCAAACGCGTCTTCCTATGGAGTAA
- a CDS encoding DUF4276 family protein, whose product MTAIDFFTEEESAKITLGTILPQILPNGTECNVFSFRGKKDMLGKLPNRLRAYHHEPLSSHKIVVLIDSDHQDCTELKFKLEQIVANAGLVTKTTDCKSFRVVNRIVVEELEAWFFGDIHALSSAYSSVPKSLCAKKGYEFPDKIHDPSEKLSHLLKKEYSGKMPKLEVAGRISRHMIAERNISLSFREFCDGVCACVGQPGLFR is encoded by the coding sequence TTGACTGCTATCGATTTTTTTACAGAGGAAGAGTCTGCCAAAATTACTTTGGGTACTATTTTACCTCAGATTCTACCTAACGGCACTGAATGTAATGTGTTTTCATTTCGCGGGAAAAAAGATATGCTTGGAAAACTGCCGAATCGTCTCCGTGCATATCATCATGAGCCACTGTCTTCTCATAAGATTGTAGTCCTAATAGATAGTGATCATCAGGATTGCACTGAGCTAAAATTTAAATTGGAACAGATTGTTGCTAATGCCGGTCTTGTTACAAAAACCACCGATTGTAAATCTTTTCGCGTTGTTAACCGCATCGTTGTTGAAGAGCTCGAAGCATGGTTTTTTGGAGATATACATGCTTTATCTTCCGCATATTCATCTGTTCCCAAAAGTCTCTGCGCAAAGAAGGGTTATGAATTCCCTGATAAAATTCATGATCCGTCAGAAAAATTGTCCCATCTTTTAAAGAAGGAGTATTCAGGAAAAATGCCAAAACTGGAGGTTGCAGGCAGAATTTCACGGCATATGATTGCAGAAAGAAATATTTCTCTTAGTTTTCGGGAATTTTGTGACGGAGTCTGTGCATGTGTCGGACAACCTGGTCTATTCCGATAA
- a CDS encoding cation:proton antiporter, producing MTGTDVESIISIILLLLFIAIFAGILFKKIKVPYTIGLFLAGFVITAISRNISGIENLFDFILSSEIILFLFLPPIVFEAAFHINKRLMSETIAPILILAIPGVIFSALIVGFIVGYATPVPLIYAMLFGALISATDPVSVIALFKNIGVPARLTTILEGESVFNDASALVTFSLVLGIISVGTFDLYTVVYGTEWIFWSFFGGILTGIFTGILIGSLIALSGKDAVISSVITMIIAYASYLIADSLFQVSGIIAVLTAGLIVGWFSSIWLKKEERNGLSDFQDFFAYLANSLIFLLIGITTANILAVYSSETELLLLIPVALVAVFISRAAVVYILSGVMNLFKGRGYIPLNYQHALLWGGLRGAVALALALSISENMPYRDEIVMMTVGVVLFTVIVEGTTTKPLTAKLGLDRPSNIALYEYYSGIIHAKTAGLKILDRLEARNKVEPVIAGRIRDEYSREIADARNSIQEIYRDILPDAEVLKKFLWIRLIMVERSFYEEFYEGGYISEIVLDEMRHFINLRLDDVTAGIVPPRDILKPDSPEYRISMKTAAVLSGTFKNSHFAKNLRKFILTAEYQKYIVLSSAAAEVEGAMDIITSELDFPEKMLEEAGNELHRISERSEKRIAEIAARYPGLSKDIEDYYFRLSIMIKEEADYSSMKEKGLVFPNVYHKLLEKIEKEKAGLEEHIFNIV from the coding sequence ATGACGGGAACAGATGTAGAGAGTATTATATCGATAATACTTCTCCTGCTTTTCATCGCAATCTTCGCAGGAATACTATTCAAAAAGATAAAAGTGCCCTATACAATCGGCCTGTTCCTGGCAGGTTTTGTAATTACGGCGATATCCCGGAACATTTCAGGAATCGAAAACCTCTTTGATTTCATACTATCATCAGAAATTATACTCTTTCTCTTTCTGCCGCCCATCGTCTTCGAAGCTGCCTTTCATATCAACAAGAGGCTGATGTCCGAGACTATTGCACCGATACTAATTCTTGCAATTCCCGGAGTCATCTTCTCGGCACTGATTGTCGGCTTTATAGTCGGATATGCAACCCCGGTGCCGCTGATATATGCGATGCTCTTCGGGGCCCTGATCTCGGCAACCGACCCTGTCTCGGTCATAGCGCTCTTCAAAAACATAGGAGTTCCTGCAAGACTTACGACTATTCTCGAAGGCGAAAGCGTATTCAACGATGCATCGGCCCTTGTCACGTTCAGCCTTGTTCTCGGGATAATTAGTGTGGGAACGTTCGATCTCTATACGGTTGTCTACGGAACGGAATGGATATTCTGGAGCTTCTTCGGCGGAATCCTCACGGGAATTTTCACAGGCATCCTTATCGGAAGTCTCATTGCACTGTCCGGGAAGGATGCAGTCATATCGTCCGTTATAACGATGATAATCGCATATGCCTCCTATCTCATTGCGGACTCGCTATTCCAGGTGTCCGGAATAATTGCGGTGCTTACGGCAGGACTCATTGTCGGCTGGTTCTCCTCGATCTGGCTGAAGAAGGAGGAACGCAATGGACTGTCGGATTTCCAGGACTTTTTCGCATATCTTGCAAACAGCCTCATATTTCTCCTGATTGGAATTACAACCGCCAACATACTGGCGGTTTACAGCTCCGAAACCGAACTCCTGCTCCTGATTCCTGTCGCACTGGTCGCGGTTTTCATATCGAGAGCCGCGGTGGTCTATATCCTTTCGGGTGTCATGAATCTCTTCAAAGGCAGGGGTTACATCCCGCTAAATTACCAGCATGCACTTTTATGGGGAGGGCTCCGCGGTGCCGTTGCACTCGCACTTGCGCTCTCGATCAGCGAGAATATGCCGTACAGGGACGAGATCGTGATGATGACAGTAGGGGTCGTCCTGTTTACCGTTATCGTCGAGGGGACGACGACAAAACCGCTTACAGCGAAACTTGGTCTCGACCGGCCGAGCAATATCGCGTTATACGAATATTACAGCGGAATCATCCATGCAAAGACCGCCGGTCTTAAAATTCTCGACAGACTTGAAGCACGGAATAAGGTGGAACCAGTGATCGCCGGCAGGATCAGGGATGAGTATTCCCGTGAGATTGCAGATGCCCGGAACAGCATACAGGAAATTTACCGGGATATTCTCCCGGATGCCGAAGTTTTAAAGAAATTCCTGTGGATTCGGCTGATTATGGTTGAGAGGAGTTTCTATGAGGAGTTTTATGAAGGCGGTTATATCTCCGAGATCGTTCTTGACGAGATGAGGCATTTCATCAATCTCAGGCTGGACGATGTAACGGCAGGAATTGTACCCCCGCGTGATATTCTCAAACCTGATTCCCCGGAATACAGGATCTCTATGAAAACAGCAGCCGTCCTCTCGGGGACATTTAAGAATTCCCATTTTGCCAAAAACCTGCGAAAGTTCATACTTACAGCCGAATACCAGAAATATATTGTATTGAGTTCTGCGGCCGCGGAGGTGGAGGGTGCCATGGACATTATCACTTCCGAACTGGATTTCCCTGAAAAAATGCTGGAAGAGGCCGGAAATGAACTGCACAGGATCTCGGAGCGGTCGGAGAAGAGAATCGCGGAAATTGCCGCAAGGTACCCCGGGCTTTCAAAAGATATCGAGGACTACTATTTCCGGCTTTCTATTATGATAAAGGAGGAGGCTGATTATTCGAGCATGAAGGAAAAAGGGCTTGTCTTTCCGAATGTCTATCATAAACTTCTTGAAAAGATCGAGAAAGAGAAAGCCGGGCTTGAGGAACATATATTCAATATTGTCTGA
- a CDS encoding YczE/YyaS/YitT family protein, with amino-acid sequence MAGTTDQKSVFTRYSTLILGLFFMGLGISLITKSYLGTSPISSVPYVLCLVFPVTFGEFAFLLGVFFLLIEVIILGKNFPKIQSLQVFVGLILGFFIDLGMLIFYFVDPVFYPAKIITLLAGCVVLALGVYLEITSGTFVYPGDAVVRIIAEKAGKRFGTVKVAFDTTLCCTAGAISFFFFGTLKGLGEGTLISALLVGYIITAISALFVFFSPLRYRFQRDN; translated from the coding sequence ATGGCCGGCACAACAGATCAAAAATCAGTTTTTACCAGGTATTCTACCTTAATCCTGGGGCTGTTTTTTATGGGCCTCGGCATAAGCCTGATTACAAAATCGTATCTCGGGACGTCACCGATTTCAAGCGTCCCTTATGTTCTCTGTCTGGTATTCCCTGTAACTTTCGGTGAATTTGCATTCCTCCTGGGGGTATTCTTTCTTCTTATAGAGGTAATAATCCTGGGAAAGAATTTTCCGAAGATCCAGTCTCTCCAGGTATTCGTCGGGCTCATCCTCGGGTTTTTCATCGATCTCGGGATGTTGATCTTTTATTTTGTCGATCCGGTATTTTACCCGGCGAAAATTATCACGCTCCTTGCGGGATGCGTCGTTCTTGCACTCGGAGTCTACCTCGAGATAACATCCGGCACTTTTGTCTATCCGGGCGACGCAGTTGTCAGGATAATCGCGGAAAAAGCGGGGAAAAGGTTTGGAACGGTCAAAGTCGCATTCGATACGACGCTCTGCTGCACCGCGGGAGCGATTTCGTTTTTTTTCTTCGGAACACTGAAAGGTCTTGGGGAGGGAACACTCATCTCCGCACTGCTTGTAGGGTACATAATAACGGCGATAAGCGCCTTGTTTGTATTTTTCAGTCCCCTGCGTTATCGTTTCCAGCGGGACAACTGA